In a single window of the Enoplosus armatus isolate fEnoArm2 chromosome 15, fEnoArm2.hap1, whole genome shotgun sequence genome:
- the LOC139298060 gene encoding thrombospondin-1-like: MMLCGIFLLLMLWSCEGARLAESREDNSVYDLFDLARVNKRNHGVSLVKGADPYSPAYKVLNADLIPPVPDSPLRDILDTIQAERGFLLLVNLKQFKKTRGSLLTIEKNDGSGPIFEIISNGKAKTLDVVYSTLNKQQVVSIEDADLATGYWKNITLFIQDDRVQLYVGCEEINVSEMDLPIHEVLSQGVADIAKLRIGKGAVRDRFMGVLQNMRFVFGTSLDAILRNKGCQTTLTDVMTLDNPINGSSPAIRTDYTGHKAKDLQSVCGFSCGDIASMFKELRGLGVVVKKLSNELRKVSEDNALLKNQMNIRSGVCIHNSITYNDKDEWTVDGCTECTCQNSATVCRKISCPLIPCANATVPDGECCPRCGPTPYVEGWSPWSEWTHCTVTCGRGIQQRGRSCDRINSNCNGTSVQTRDCYPQECDKRFKQDGGWSHWSPWSSCSVTCGEGLITRIRLCNSPTPQMGGRDCQGEGRQTEICQKSPCPINGGWGPWSPWDTCTVTCNGGIQNRKRLCSDPVPKYGGKDCVGDATMSQVCNKQDCPIDGCLSNPCFAGTKCTSFPDGSFRCGKCPIGYTGNGITCKDVDECKEVPDACHTHNGVHRCENTEPGYNCLPCPTRFSGPQPFGRGVEQATAKKQVCKPRNPCQDGSHDCHKNANCIYLGVFSESMFRCECKPGYAGNGRICGEDTDLDGWPNTDLLCVENATYHCKKDNCPNLPNSGQEDHDKDGLGDECDHDDDNDGIPDDRDNCPRVYNPAQYDADRDDVGDRCDNCVFEANTDQTDTDNNGEGDACAVDIDGDGVLNENDNCPYVYNVDQRDTDRDGVGDHCDNCPLEHNPDQIDSDSDLIGDKCDNNQDIDEDGHQNNLDNCPYIPNANQADHDKDGKGDACDHDDDNDGIPDDKDNCRLAFNPDQLDSDGDGRGDVCKDDFDQDNVLDIYDVCPENFAISETDFRRFQMVPLDPKGTSQIDPNWVVRHQGKELVQTVNCDPGIAVGYDEFSAVDFSGTFFINTDRDDDYAGFVFGYQSSSRFYTVMWKQITQTYWSHTPTRAQGYSGLSIKVVNSTTGPGEHLRNALWHTGDTAGQVRTLWHDPKNIGWKDFTAYRWHLTHRPKTGLIRVVMYEGKRIMADSGNIYDKTYAGGRLGLYVFSQEMVYFSDLKYECRDT; encoded by the exons ATGATGCTGTGTGGCATCTTTTTGCTGTTGATGCTTTGGAGCTGTGAAGGCGCAAGATTGGCAG AGAGTCGGGAAGATAACAGTGTGTATGACTTATTTGACCTCGCCCGGGTAAACAAGAGAAACCACGGAGTGAGTTTGGTCAAAGGTGCAGATCCCTACAGCCCTGCATACAAGGTCCTGAACGCAGACCTGATCCCCCCAGTCCCCGACAGCCCCCTCAGGGACATCCTCGACACTATCCAAGCTGAGAGGGGTTTCCTCCTCCTGGTCAACCTGAAGCAGTTCAAGAAAACCAGGGGCAGCCTTTTGACCATCGAGAAGAATGACGGATCTGGACCCATTTTCGAGATAATTTCCAACGGGAAGGCGAAGACTCTGGATGTGGTCTATTCCACCTTGAATAAGCAGCAGGTCGTGTCCATCGAGGATGCAGATTTGGCCACTGGATACTGGAAGAACATCACGCTCTTCATTCAGGATGACCGGGTGCAGCTTTATGTCGGCTGTGAGGAGATCAATGTATCAGAGATGGATCTGCCAATCCATGAAGTGCTGTCCCAGGGGGTGGCAGACATTGCAAAGCTCAGGATTGGAAAGGGAGCTGTGAGGGACAGATTCATG GGAGTGCTTCAAAATATGCGCTTTGTCTTTGGGACCAGTCTTGATGCCATACTGAGAAATAAAGGATGCCAGA CTACCTTAACTGATGTCATGACCTTGGACAACCCAATCAATGGCTCCAGCCCTGCCATTAGGACTGACTACACCGGCCACAAAGCCAAAG ATCTGCAGTCTGTCTGTGGCTTCTCTTGTGGGGACATCGCCAGCATGTTTAAGGAGCTCAGGGGACTCGGTGTGGTTGTTAAAAAGCTGTCGAATGAGCTCCGCAAAGTG TCTGAGGACAATGCACTGCTGAAGAATCAAATGAACATCCGCAGTGGAGTTTGCATCCACAACAGCATTACGTACAATGACAAAGATGAGTGGACCGTCGATGGCTGCACCGAGTGCACCTGCCAG AACTCTGCTACTGTGTGTCGCAAAATCTCCTGCCCTCTGATCCCATGTGCTAATGCCACCGTGCCTGACGGAGAGTGCTGCCCTCGCTGTGGACCAA CGCCGTATGTAGAGGGTTGGTCCCCCTGGTCTGAATGGACCCATTGTACTGTTACTTGTGGTCGGGGGATCCAGCAGCGTGGACGCTCCTGTGACCGCATCAACAGCAACTGTAACGGCACCTCTGTCCAGACACGTGACTGCTATCCCCAGGAATGTGACAAACGCT TCAAACAGGATGGTGGTTGGAGCCACTGGTCTCCCTGGTCTTCGTGCTCTGTGACCTGTGGTGAGGGGCTCATCACCCGGATACGCCTCTGCAACTCCCCCACACCCCAGATGGGTGGCAGGGACTGCCAGGGAGAAGGACGTCAAACCGAAATCTGCCAAAAGTCACCTTGTCCTA TCAATGGAGGTTGGGGACCTTGGTCACCATGGGACACCTGCACTGTTACCTGTAATGGGGGAATCCAGAACCGCAAACGTCTCTGTTCTGACCCTGTCCCCAAATATGGAGGAAAGGATTGCGTTGGTGATGCTACTATGTCTCAAGTGTGCAACAAACAGGACTGCCCTATTG ATGGTTGTCTCTCCAACCCATGCTTTGCTGGCACAAAGTGCACCAGCTTTCCTGATGGCTCTTTCAGGTGTGGCAAGTGTCCAATTGGCTACACTGGTAACGGCATCACCTGCAAAGACGTTGATGAGTGTAAAGAGGTCCCTGATGCTTGCCATACACATAATGGAGTCCATCGCTGTGAGAACACTGAGCCTGGTTACAACTGTCTGCCCTGCCCCACACGTTTCTCTGGTCCTCAGCCCTTTGGAAGAGGAGTGGAACAGGCAACTGCTAAAAAACAg GTTTGCAAACCACGTAACCCTTGCCAGGATGGTAGCCACGACTGCCATAAAAATGCAAACTGCATCTACTTGGGTGTCTTCTCCGAGTCCATGTTCCGCTGCGAGTGCAAGCCAGGGTATGCTGGGAATGGCCGTATATGCGGAGAGGACACTGACCTGGACGGATGGCCCAACactgacctgctgtgtgtggaGAATGCCACCTATCATTGCAAGAAG GATAACTGCCCCAACCTTCCCAACTCTGGCCAGGAAGATCATGATAAAGATGGTCTGGGTGATGAATGTGAccatgatgatgacaatgatgggATCCCCGATGATAGG GACAACTGCCCAAGAGTGTACAACCCTGCCCAGTATGACGCAGACAGAGATGACGTTGGTGACCGCTGTGACAACTGTGTGTTCGAGGCTAACACTGACCAAACCGACACAGACAACAATGGAGAGGGTGATGCCTGTGCTGTTGACATTGATGGTGATG GCGTTCTGAACGAGAACGACAATTGCCCATATGTTTACAACGTGGACCAGAGAGATACTGACAGGGACGGGGTGGGAGACCATTGTGACAACTGCCCTCTGGAGCACAACCCTGATCAG ATCGACTCTGACTCAGATCTCATAGGAGACAAGTGTGACAACAATCAGGACATTGACGAGGACGGTCACCAGAACAACTTGGACAATTGCCCCTACATACCCAACGCCAACCAGGCAGACCACGACAAGGATGGCAAGGGTGACGCCTGCGACCATGATGATGACAACGACGGCATTCCTGATGACAAAGACAACTGTAGGCTGGCCTTTAACCCTGATCAGCTGGACTCTGACG GTGATGGCCGTGGTGATGTGTGCAAAGACGATTTTGACCAAGACAATGTTCTGGACATCTATGACGTGTGTCCAGAGAACTTTGCCATCAGTGAAACAGACTTCCGCAGATTCCAAATGGTTCCTCTGGACCCCAAGGGCACCTCCCAGATTGACCCCAACTGGGTGGTCCGGCATCAGGGCAAGGAGTTGGTGCAGACTGTGAACTGCGATCCTGGCATTGCTGTTG GTTACGATGAGTTCAGCGCAGTAGACTTCAGTGGAACGTTCTTCATTAACACGGACAGAGATGACGACTACGCTGGGTTTGTGTTTGGCTACCAGTCTAGCTCACGCTTCTACACAGTGATGTGGAAGCAGATCACACAGACCTACTGGTCCCACACACCCACAAGAGCTCAAGGCTACTCTGGCCTGTCAATCAAAGTGGTAAACTCCACTACCGGGCCTGGTGAGCATCTGAGGAACGCCCTGTGGCACACCGGAGACACCGCAGGACAG GTGCGCACTTTGTGGCATGACCCCAAGAACATTGGTTGGAAGGACTTCACTGCCTACAGATGGCATCTGACCCACAGACCCAAGACTGGACTTATTAG agTGGTCATGTATGAAGGTAAAAGAATCATGGCTGATTCTGGAAACATCTATGACAAGACGTACGCTGGTGGGCGACTAGGCTTGTATGTCTTCTCTCAGGAGATGGTTTACTTCTCAGACCTCAAATACGAATGCAGAG ATACATAA